One window of the Micromonas commoda chromosome 11, complete sequence genome contains the following:
- a CDS encoding predicted protein produces MLSASTFEKFRFTGGRAVAAASVSRKREGSPLTPPQPPRARAKPDDEVSDDPSVRQHPYIAPAPARWRERYAPACEACEAARVPCVHHPEVPLKLLIIGHNPSEHSWGSGWSYSNPSNNFWKLLAKGRIVPEDWTKEDCPRLPGDLGIGFTDAGTVPGNDAGAYNRATMKKWRSDLYARLRGHVARCADASGDEDARVGHRSSMSIASRHGPDVVAFSGKRQYAQLFDAVPSRVDAGRQPPESLPPGWPLCPERTEVWVMPSSSGRAAMTREAREGPWVELGTRLATIPWPRAEYRGAELSD; encoded by the coding sequence ATGCTGTCCGCCTCCACCTTCGAGAAGTTCAGGTTCACGGGGGGGCGGGCAGttgccgcggcgtccgtgtCGCGGAAGCGCGAGGGGTCGCCCCTCACGCCGCCTCAAcccccgagggcgagggccaagcccgacgacgaggtctCGGATGATCCGTCGGTGCGCCAACACCCGTacatcgcccccgcgccggcgaggtggCGCGAGAGGTACGCACCGGCGTGCGAGgcgtgcgaggcggcgcgcgtgccgTGCGTGCATCACCCCGAGGTTCCCCTGAAGCTCCTGATCATCGGGCACAACCCCTCGGAGCACAGCTGGGGATCCGGCTGGTCATATTCTAATCCGAGCAACAACTTCTGGAAGCTCCTCGCGAAGGGGCGCATCGTGCCGGAGGATTGGACCAAGGAGGACTGCCCGAGGCTCCCCGGGGACCTCGGCATCGGATTCACGGACGCCGGAACCGTCCCTGGTAACGACGCCGGGGCCTATAACAGGGCGACGATGAAGAAGTGGCGTTCAGACCTCTATGCGAGGCTGCGAGGTCACGTCGCGAGATGCGCCGACGCAtccggcgacgaagacgctCGGGTAGGTCATCGCTCGTCGATGAGCATCGCGTCGAGGCACGGCCCCGATGTGGTCGCGTTCTCCGGTAAGCGGCAGTACGCGCAGCTCTTCGACGCGGTCCCGTCcagggtggacgcgggcCGGCAGCCCCCCGAGTCCCTCCCGCCCGGATGGCCGCTGTGCCCGGAACGGACGGAGGTTTGGGTGATGCCGAGCAGcagcgggcgggcggcgatgacgagggaggcgagggaggggcCGTGGGTCGAGCTGGGCacgaggctcgcgacgatCCCTTGGCCGCGAGCGGAGTATCGTGGTGCAGAGCTGAGCGACTAG
- a CDS encoding predicted protein yields MQWDDDPELADIGPQSIYKVVRALKKDDHGAYNCLASVVADASFVRDVCARYPNLPVFANLRCGLWYVDPETRGRRTRTGDDDDDDDRGARSDASLAASDAVGTCYFKSTDGHCNNWSFSATRLNLHVAEAAATSGGCVVVDATRSSTKRFPDSLSKTIPVWAETLSRAVARRRGEPIDDRIDWRAGPHLPVWVGDNERNSIAALMPAFEETLEGVFGDGAPDDALASLAAKLAKPLRCVWASRENATSLPCLGAGGRSKWDGDFVPLVLVTASEPMARHGERRSGADGAPYAYVPGAGDDEESWSRGLTPSVFWQNSTEILHAGPRGCAAVVDRVVTRTHSLGGDEGHERARVTNKGGLGYEPAGGGDDSSRLAPKGCAEVGARTAPPGETPLRAGGVRLLDAFGVSLALGSAAALATEAAWERVDAVLYVGEDTPPLPPGWANEESLREPVGEKTSEDSQRAKAPRGYPKPFKHVPMRYAKAARRDVADGLDACLQFIRSNARGRTLVACKDGVDHCCGVATAALVDASMSGEEAGAVSKEEVRRRLADVARAHPECRPSRGTLKQVFNRMFEMRR; encoded by the coding sequence atgcagtgggacgacgacccggaaCTGGCGGACATCGGCCCGCAGTCCATCTACAAGGTGGTCCGAGCTCTGAAGAAGGACGACCACGGCGCTTACAACtgcctcgcgtccgtcgtcgccgacgcatcgttcgtccgcgacgtgTGCGCTCGGTACCCGAACCTGCCGGTGTTCGCCAACCTGCGCTGCGGGCTGTGGTACGTGGAtccggagacgcgcgggcgccggacGAGGACaggcgatgacgacgacgacgacgaccgcggcgcacgaTCGGACGCATCGCTCGCGGCATCGGACGCGGTCGGGACGTGCTACTTCAAGAGCACCGACGGCCACTGCAACAACTGGAGCttcagcgcgacgcggctcaacctgcacgtcgccgaggcggcggcgacgagcggcgggtgCGTCGTGGTGGACGCCACGAGGTCCAGCACGAAGCGGTTCCCCGACTCGCTCTCGAAGACGATCCCGGTGTGGGCGGAGACGCTGTCCcgggcggtcgcgcggcgccgaggcgagccCATCGACGACCGCATCGATTGGCGCGCGGGACCGCACCTGCCCGTCTGGGTCGGCGATAACGAGCGCAACAGCATCGCAGCCTTGATGCCGGCGTTCGAGGAAACCCTCGAGGGGgtgttcggcgacggcgctcccgacgacgccctcgcgtccctcgcggctaAACTCGCCAAGCCCCTTCGGTGCGTGTGGGCGTCGAGGGAAAACGCGACTTCGTTGCCGTGTCTCGGCGCAGGGGGACGTTCGAAATGGGACGGCGACTTCGTCCCGCTCGTGCTGGTGACGGCGTCCGAGCCCATGGCGCGGCACGGCGAGCGCAGGTCGGGTGCGGACGGCGCCCCGTACGCGTAcgtgccgggcgcgggcgacgacgaggagtccTGGTCCAGGGGACTGACCCCGAGCGTTTTTTGGCAAAACTCGACGGAGATATTACACGCCGGGCCCCGAgggtgcgccgccgtcgtggacCGCGTCGTGACGAGGACGCACTCACTCGGGGGGGACGAGGGTCACGAACGAGCACGGGTCACGAACAAAGGGGGTTTGGGATACGAACCGGCGGGCGGTGGGGACGATTcgtctcgcctcgcgccgaaGGGGTGCGCGGAGGTTGGAGCTCGAACGGCGCCCCCCGGGGAGACGCCGCTTCGAGCCGGGGGCGTTCGAttgctcgacgcgttcggcgtctcgctcgcgctcgggtcggccgcggcgctggcgacggaggcggcgtgggagcgcgtcgacgcggtgctgTACGTGGGCGAGGATACGCCGCCTTTACCCCCCGGGTGGGCGAACGAGGAGAGCCTTCGCGAGCCGGTTGGCGAAAAAACGAGCGAAGACTCTCAGAGAGCGAAAGCGCCCCGGGGGTACCCTAAGCCGTTTAAGCACGTGCCGATGCGTtacgccaaggcggcgcggcgcgacgtcgcggacgggtTGGACGCGTGCCTGCAGTTCATTcgatcgaacgcgcgcgggcggacgcTGGTGGCGTGTAAGGACGGCGTGGACCACTGCTGCggcgtggcgacggcggcgctggtTGACGCAAGTATGTCGGGtgaggaggcgggggcggtgagcaaggaggaggtgaggcggaggctggcggacgtcgcgcgcgcgcacccggAGTGCAGGCCCAGCCGGGGGACGCTGAAGCAGGTGTTCAACCGGATGTTCGAGATGCGGCGATAG
- a CDS encoding predicted protein → MTAAQETGGDDENPDEQPQDRRARPPLPSLEEKTPAGLIRRFFSVQERRAASYNRFHEGFDSHLSGAMGAGDYGRLCGEITREMAALSLEALAVEEALNAASLESPAACIRVVQLGEKAKLRMTCTLQVLKKSHSERRWSWQRTTEEAEEAEAAAAAMAASAHANEAAIREENSSSNAGSTGGLGRLNPGWANGNFRARCDVPEHAAFGGFRCGCGERNDAEHAPEPTEEEYDGACAEATRELENAVTGINDALEELRQELADLLEDDE, encoded by the exons ATGACCGCGGCCCAGGAAACCGGCGGGGATGACGA GAACCCCGATGAGCAGCCCCAGGATCGCAGGGCCCGGCCGCCGCTCCCTTCGCTCGAGGAAAAGACCCCCGCGGGTTTGATCCGACGGTTCTTCTCCGTCcaggagcgacgcgcggcgtcaTACAACCGCTTTCACGAAGGCTTCGACAGCCACCTCTCCGGCGccatgggcgcgggcgactaCGGCAGGCTCTGCGGAGAGATCACGCGGGAGATGGCCGCGCTGTCtctggaggcgctcgcggtggaggaggcactcaacgcggcgtccctcgagTCCCCGGCCGCGTGCATCAGGGTGGTCCAGCTCGGCGAGAAGGCCAAGCTGCGCATGACGTGCACGCTGCAGGTGCTGAAAAAGTCGCACTCCGAGCGGAGGTGGAGCTGGCAGCGcacgacggaggaggcggaggaggcggaggcggccgccgcggcgatggcggcgtcggcgcacgCGAACGAGGCCGCCATCAGGGAGGAAAACTCGAGCTCCAACGCGGGCTCAACCGGCGGTCTCGGGCGGCTCAACCCCGGGTGGGCGAATGGCAACTTTCGCGCCCGGTGCGACGTCCCGGAGCACGCGGCTTTTGGGGGGTTCCGATGCGGGTGCGGCGAACGAaacgacgccgagcacgcGCCGGAACCCACGGAGGAAGAGTACGACGGGGCgtgcgcggaggcgacgcgggagctgGAAAACGCGGTGACGGGCATaaacgacgcgctcgaggagttACGCCAAGAGCTCGCCGACTTgctcgaagacgacgagtGA
- a CDS encoding predicted protein: MSATTDEIIEKMKTLTLLEASELVKQIEETFGVDASAPAGGMVMAAGPAAAAEEAAEKTEFDLVITDVDASKRIAIIKVVRGLTSLGLKEAKDAVTNLPFTILEGKTKGEVEEAMKELEAGGAKCEMK, translated from the exons ATGTCCGCGACCACCGATGAGATCATCGAGAAGATGAAGACCCTCACC CTCCTCGAGGCCTCCGAGCTCGTCAAGCAGATCGAGGAGAccttcggcgtcgacgcctccgcccccgcgggcggcatgGTCATGGCCgccggccccgccgcggctgctgaggaggctgcggagaagACCGAGTTTGACCTCGTCAtcaccgacgtcgacgcctccaAGCGCATCGCGATCATCAAGGTTGTCCGCGGTCTCACCTCCCTCGGCCTCAAGGAGGCGAAGGATGCCGTCACCAACCTCCCCTTCACCATCCTCGAGGGCAAGACCAagggcgaggtcgaggaggccatgaaggagctcgaggctggCGGTGCTAAGTGCGAGATGAAGTAA
- a CDS encoding predicted protein — MASDRQDERRPLIGRVDGSGAPLDPSSPRALEEGAGGPHRRATPAGSTACARVTMCAIAAMGLIAAAYHGLNHHHPATAALLGLGDAPAGTPGLLGRERAEARIDERRATARLARVDARRAERARAVHDTARTVATRADSHAEGDSNDSCRIIFYYHVPKTGGGSIVRYFGEMRGVDVIRYESTKYITPEMGEIYTWNSATADDHWDRYVLPRALKPGNHLVVEHWGRPGMVEMERKLADLRARAAAANCEVMTSTTLRDPIDRDVSDDVFRRMRGGGDAGIDYLGDEQTRFLLLNSERARDGVAPRDLYGDHRARVEAEGALRAAMRTLRDDFDVVATIADLEAQKDAFVDFLFGAKANKGEGSDEASATEDEDDREEAAKVSSAVVSLLSQPLARVHAIDYEKEGVDDARMRALRTKFERSNDLDKQLYRLAAEMSANDPRLAKHRQAPRR; from the coding sequence ATGGCTTCGGACCGTCAGGACGAGCGCCGGCCGCTCATCGGACGCGTGGACgggtccggcgcgccgctcgacccgtcgtcgccccgagcgctggaggagggcgcgggggggccgcatcgccgcgcgactcccgcgggctcgaccgcgtgcgcgcgcgtgacgatgtgcgcgatcgccgcgatgggactcatcgccgcggcgtaccaCGGGCTCAACCACCACCAtcccgcgaccgcggcgctcctcgggctcggcgacgcgcccgcgggaacCCCGGGGCTCCTTGGGCGCGAGCGTGCCGAGGCGAGGATCGACGAGCGGAGGGCGACCGCTCGgctggcgcgcgtggacgcgcgccgcgccgagcgagcccgcgccgtgcACGATACCGCGAGGACAGTCGCGACGCGTGCCGACTCCCACGCGGAAGGCGACTCGAACGACAGCTGCCGCATCATCTTCTACTACCACGTGCCCAAGACGGGGGGCGGGTCCATCGTGCGGTACTTTGGCGAGATGcgaggcgtcgacgtcatccgTTACGAGTCCACCAAGTACATCACGCCCGAGATGGGCGAGATTTACACCTGGaactccgccaccgcggacgaccacTGGGATCGATacgtcctcccgcgcgccctcAAGCCCGGGAACCACCTCGTCGTGGAGCACTGGGGGCGGCCCGGCATGGTCGAGATGGAACGAAAGCTCGCCGaccttcgcgctcgcgccgccgcggccaactGCGAGGTGATGACCAGCACCACCCTGCGGGACCCGATCGATAGAgacgtgagcgacgacgtcttcAGGCGcatgcgcggcggcggcgacgcgggcatcgactacctcggcgacgagcagaCGCGGTTCTTATTGCTCAACTCGGAGCGAGCCAgggacggcgtcgctccCCGAGACTTGTACGGCGATCACAGGgctcgcgtcgaggctgagggcgcgctgcgcgccgcgatgcggACGCTGCGGGACGacttcgacgtcgtggcgACCATCGCGGACCTGGAGGCGCAGAAGGACGCCTTCGTGGACTTCCTGTTTGGGGCGAAGGCGAACAAAGGCGAGGGCTCTGATgaggcgtccgcgacggaggacgaggacgatagggaggaggcggcgaaagTCTCGTCCGCCGTGGTGTCGCTGCTGTCGCAGCCGCTGGCGCGCGTGCACGCGATCGACTACGAGAAGGAgggggtggacgacgcgcgcatgAGGGCGCTCAGGACCAAGTTTGAGCGGAGCAACGACCTCGACAAGCAGCTCTACCGGCTCGCGGCTGAGATGTCGGCCAACGACCCGAGGCTCGCCAAGCACCGCCAAGCACCTCGTCGTTAA